Below is a window of Flavobacterium sp. N2820 DNA.
GCGCAATTGGTTTCGCTTCATCATAAATTGAGTGGTTTATTCTCAAATTTATGAAAATTATAATATACTTTCCAATAAACTTCGTTTTATCTCGATAAATGGGGTCTATAATTGGTCAAATAGAAACCTTTTTATACAACGTAATTCGTTACTATTGAATATAAAATCTAGTTTACTTTTTTATGATGATTTTTTTATCAATTGAATTATTTGAATGAATTTTAATTAAATAAGTAGCATTAGATAAATGCGTTACATCAATTACAGCATTGATATCATTTACGTTCTTTATGAACACTAATTTTCCATCTACAGTATATAATTCAACTTTATCGATTGTTGTATTCGTTAGATTTTGAATATGTATTTCTCCAGTTGTTGGATTTGGATAGACTGTTATATTTGATTCAAATTCAATCTCTTCAATGGATAAAGATGGACAAACAATAGTTGTTGGTACTAATCTATTCGTACTGGTATTGTCTCCTATTTGTCCATATAAATTGTTTCCCCACAACCATAACGTTTCATCTAACTTGATTGCCACTACATGGCTATTCATTATTTTGAAATAATTACAATTTGAAAAATTTGGTATTAAAGTGGGAACCGTTCTGTTATTTGTAGTTCCAATTCCCAATTCTCCAGAATAATTTAGTCCCCAAGACCAAAATGTACCATCGGTTTTTTTGGCGATTGAAGTACCATAACCGCCAGACACTATTTTACTCCAATTAGTTGCCGTACCTAATTGAGTAGGCACTGGAATATTGACTGTATTTCCAACACCAAGTTGTCCAAAATTATTTAATCCCCAAGACCAAAGTGTTCCGTTTTGTTTTATAGCAAAACTAGAATGACCACAGCCACTAATTTCAGTCCAGTCTGAATCATTTCCCATTTGAATTGGCACATTTGATGAAGTGATAGTACCATTACCTAATTGACCAAATGCATTATATCCCCAAGCCCAAATTGTACCATCCGTTTTCATTGCTAAAACATGATCTCCAGTAGGACATACTTTATCCCAATTTGTATCTACTCCAATTTTAGTAAATACCCAAACTGAACCCGACACACCTAAACCTAATTGTCCGTTATAATTATTTCCACAAGACCATAATGTTCCATCACTCTTTTTTGCATAACTAGACAAATATCCAGTCGTAACTTCTATCCAATTTGTATCATTTCCTACTTGAGTTGGGATAAAGGTTACTGTTGAATTTCCTTGACCTAATTCGCCTTGTGAGTTTCTACCCCATGACCATAAAGTGCCATCATTTTTTACTGCTAATGTAAAATCAAATCCTGCGCTAACAGTATCCCAATCATTATCAGCACCAATTTGAATAGGCACAAGGCTAT
It encodes the following:
- a CDS encoding T9SS type A sorting domain-containing protein, which encodes MKNLFSLKTIVIIFLLLFTQNISAQCWKLVVVGGEHTIGIKSDGTLWGWGRNNYGQLGNGTYVNSLVPIQIGADNDWDTVSAGFDFTLAVKNDGTLWSWGRNSQGELGQGNSTVTFIPTQVGNDTNWIEVTTGYLSSYAKKSDGTLWSCGNNYNGQLGLGVSGSVWVFTKIGVDTNWDKVCPTGDHVLAMKTDGTIWAWGYNAFGQLGNGTITSSNVPIQMGNDSDWTEISGCGHSSFAIKQNGTLWSWGLNNFGQLGVGNTVNIPVPTQLGTATNWSKIVSGGYGTSIAKKTDGTFWSWGLNYSGELGIGTTNNRTVPTLIPNFSNCNYFKIMNSHVVAIKLDETLWLWGNNLYGQIGDNTSTNRLVPTTIVCPSLSIEEIEFESNITVYPNPTTGEIHIQNLTNTTIDKVELYTVDGKLVFIKNVNDINAVIDVTHLSNATYLIKIHSNNSIDKKIIIKK